In Helianthus annuus cultivar XRQ/B chromosome 8, HanXRQr2.0-SUNRISE, whole genome shotgun sequence, a single genomic region encodes these proteins:
- the LOC110915830 gene encoding uncharacterized protein LOC110915830 → MMRPPPPPPSPPQLAIQFSSLNSISQSFTSNNSSNNLADIAARVVAEFRNDDDDIYNFIQDDNEPEINSTENHDDIYNFTDDVTHESEPNPTENLNLNKNDDVSESEDSDEEFEFAVDSIFFNGEILQRYPLFDRSLLLNDVVHKSDSKPVRQPLRKLFKLETETETASFSSSESDDLNGATPGTYCIWKPEIKSVTKKSNSTGSCSKRWRFRNLINRSNSDISVNAAKDASVIVVRHLTATKKRTEKVKKVEKTAKVEPVTVTDEVKSRNKSDKTVTEGNRIRSYLPYKPDLVGLSRNLHPF, encoded by the coding sequence ATGATGagaccgccaccaccaccaccatcaccaccacaactAGCCATTCAATTCAGCTCACTAAACTCCATATCTCAAAGCTTCACCAGCAACAACTCTTCCAACAACCTCGCCGATATCGCCGCTAGAGTCGTTGCAGAATTCCGTAACGATGACGACGATATCTACAACTTCATCCAAGATGACAACGAGCCAGAAATTAATTCTACGGAAAATCATGATGACATCTACAACTTCACCGATGACGTCACTCACGAATCGGAACCTAACCCTACCGAAAACCTAAACCTAAACAAAAACGACGACGTATCAGAATCAGAGGATTCAGACGAAGAGTTTGAATTCGCCGTTGATTCGATCTTCTTCAACGGCGAGATCCTGCAACGGTATCCGTTATTCGACCGGAGTTTATTGCTAAACGACGTCGTTCACAAATCCGATTCGAAGCCTGTACGGCAACCTCTTCGGAAGCTTTTCAAGCTTGAAACGGAAACTGAAACTGCGTCGTTTTCGTCATCAGAATCCGACGATCTCAACGGAGCTACTCCAGGAACGTACTGCATCTGGAAGCCGGAGATCAAATCCGTTACGAAAAAGAGTAATTCAACCGGAAGTTGTTCGAAACGGTGGAGGTTTCGGAATCTTATTAACCGGAGTAACAGCGACATAAGTGTGAACGCCGCTAAGGATGCTTCCGTTATCGTTGTCCGTCATTTAACGGCGACGAAGAAGAGGACGGAAAAGGTGAAGAAGGTTGAGAAAACGGCGAAAGTTGAACCGGTAACTGTAACAGATGAAGTAAAGTCCAGAAATAAATCGGATAAAACGGTTACGGAAGGGAATCGGATTCGATCGTACCTCCCGTATAAACCAGATCTGGTTGGATTGAGTAGGAATTTGCATCCGTTTTGA